The Virgibacillus sp. MSP4-1 genome has a segment encoding these proteins:
- a CDS encoding aldo/keto reductase, giving the protein MSLTSTSTLHNGVKIPWVGLGVYKVDKGEVALDTVKSALDLGYRSIDTASFYENEKEVGQAIRDSGLSREEIFVTSKVWNTEQGYEETLKAFDNSLNKLGLDYLDLYLIHWPVPGKFKDTWRALEEIYEQGKVRAIGVSNFQIHHLEDLMKDAKIKPMVDQVEFHPQLYQKDLLDFCSENDIQLEAWGPLGRSRYLDDPVLNEIAEKYGKSPAQVMLRWHHQHEIVIIPKSTKPHRQKENADLFDFELSEEDMKNIDELNQDKRTGKHPDEFPY; this is encoded by the coding sequence ATGAGTTTAACCAGTACTTCAACATTACATAATGGTGTTAAAATTCCATGGGTAGGTTTAGGTGTTTATAAAGTGGATAAGGGTGAAGTAGCTCTGGATACCGTTAAATCAGCTCTTGACCTTGGTTATCGCAGTATTGATACAGCATCTTTTTATGAAAATGAAAAAGAAGTCGGTCAGGCGATTCGTGACAGTGGATTGAGTCGTGAAGAAATTTTTGTTACGAGTAAAGTATGGAACACTGAACAGGGGTATGAAGAAACCTTGAAAGCCTTTGATAATAGCCTGAATAAGCTTGGCTTGGACTATCTGGATCTGTATTTAATACACTGGCCTGTACCAGGCAAATTCAAGGATACATGGCGAGCGCTTGAAGAGATCTATGAGCAGGGGAAAGTCCGTGCAATTGGAGTCAGTAACTTCCAAATTCACCATCTGGAAGACTTAATGAAAGATGCCAAAATTAAACCTATGGTCGATCAGGTCGAGTTTCACCCGCAGTTGTATCAAAAGGATCTATTAGACTTCTGCAGCGAAAATGACATTCAACTGGAGGCTTGGGGACCTTTAGGCAGAAGTCGTTATCTGGATGATCCTGTTTTGAACGAGATTGCAGAAAAATACGGAAAAAGTCCCGCACAAGTAATGCTTCGCTGGCATCACCAGCACGAAATTGTCATTATACCAAAATCGACGAAGCCCCATCGCCAAAAAGAAAATGCGGATTTATTTGACTTTGAGCTATCGGAAGAAGACATGAAAAACATTGATGAGTTAAACCAGGATAAGCGAACAGGGAAGCATCCTGATGAGTTTCCTTATTGA